Proteins encoded within one genomic window of Gloeobacter kilaueensis JS1:
- a CDS encoding phage tail protein: MSQNGNVIHELNYVLPNRFYVEIDSELTASFMQCSGLGFTMKKNSYNEGGVNEQERIYLGPVTFSDVTLQRGITDSLVFWDWAWSSIDPARPTTRRNVNIVVFNPAGDTMQCWTLIGAVVTGFKGPQLMANLPDKTSTAAIEQVVISYEGLRVQKSGGGGAMMGLTRDASGYFSSN; encoded by the coding sequence ATGTCTCAAAACGGCAACGTCATCCACGAACTCAATTACGTCCTACCCAACCGCTTTTACGTCGAGATCGATAGTGAGCTGACTGCCTCTTTCATGCAGTGCAGCGGTCTCGGCTTCACGATGAAGAAAAACTCCTACAACGAGGGCGGCGTCAACGAACAGGAGCGCATCTACCTCGGGCCGGTGACCTTCAGCGATGTCACCCTGCAGCGCGGCATCACCGACAGTCTTGTCTTCTGGGATTGGGCCTGGTCTTCGATCGACCCGGCCCGGCCCACCACCCGGCGCAACGTCAATATCGTCGTCTTCAATCCGGCGGGCGACACGATGCAGTGCTGGACGCTCATCGGCGCAGTGGTCACCGGTTTTAAGGGGCCGCAGCTGATGGCCAACCTGCCCGACAAGACATCGACGGCAGCGATCGAGCAGGTAGTGATCTCCTACGAAGGACTGCGCGTCCAAAAAAGCGGCGGCGGCGGTGCGATGATGGGCCTTACGCGCGATGCGAGCGGCTATTTCAGCAGTAATTAG
- a CDS encoding FHA domain-containing protein — MAAPKCPNPQCEYFNRTLPNTAQVCPMCGTPLGNVVRGSSAASTPAAPPPVAPPAFQQTPAFQSAPAYQQAPPVYQPSPPVYQSAPPAYQPQQPQVPARPSAPAAAPGRPSLKLIHSPSNREFPLRGEESYIGRRGGTVKPAPEIDLTGLPNDQVISRPHARIYWDATYATYTIIDSNSRNGTFINAQPLTPGVPYQLVDGDALQLGKDNLVQFTVAIA, encoded by the coding sequence ATGGCTGCTCCCAAGTGTCCAAACCCCCAGTGCGAATACTTCAACCGGACGCTGCCCAACACCGCTCAAGTCTGTCCGATGTGCGGCACACCCCTGGGAAACGTCGTGCGCGGCAGCAGTGCAGCCAGTACACCCGCTGCTCCGCCTCCGGTTGCCCCGCCCGCCTTTCAGCAGACTCCAGCTTTTCAGTCTGCCCCCGCCTACCAGCAGGCTCCACCGGTCTATCAGCCCTCTCCGCCGGTCTATCAATCCGCTCCGCCCGCCTACCAGCCCCAGCAGCCGCAGGTACCGGCCCGGCCCAGCGCTCCGGCTGCAGCCCCAGGGCGGCCTTCGCTCAAACTCATCCATTCGCCCAGCAACCGCGAATTTCCGCTGCGCGGCGAGGAGAGCTACATCGGCAGGCGCGGGGGAACGGTCAAACCGGCACCTGAGATCGACCTGACGGGCCTGCCCAACGATCAGGTGATCTCGCGGCCCCACGCCCGCATCTACTGGGATGCGACCTACGCGACCTACACGATCATCGACAGCAACAGCCGCAACGGCACGTTCATCAACGCTCAGCCGCTCACCCCCGGTGTGCCCTATCAACTCGTCGATGGCGACGCGCTGCAGTTGGGCAAGGACAACCTGGTACAGTTCACCGTCGCCATCGCCTGA
- a CDS encoding substrate-binding domain-containing protein translates to MQLFETLYKEYRCSRNMPLSCDVLLQTVQQVPGARFCQECGFPTMLLEKSEIRGTRGTYRIESLLGTRGMGRLYQATQAGSNQPCVVKEYLLPGRCFNKEETRQRKDAFMRVAGLTPADGKNQDFRLVSPWEAVADQQGERCYLITRSALEASPTLAGYLSDNGAMSALQVRSVLNQVLQTLQFLHSQKFRFPSGQVQQGMAHGNLSLDSLLIAENAAEQQFFIYVCDLALWERLFDPPSMRSLEDPLPQQDLTALGSVAFYLLAGQTNDPVTGQYLDPRDPSQWPTVEPRLQEYLYRLMGFDMPFDSADSARAALFKLPGEEQAVVTTGLVEQDKKDKANIKLFVLLAVLIVLMLLGFLFIFWPNRDRWFPKPTPVDTRVPGFEDVSGVPEGNFSYVAERNGTWSYLMQGKPTNDQQLADILTQPRTKVQMQYTPVVSANIDEQSQPVRLVQLIKSDFAITSLIDDLSDDLEAKPIAYDGLVIYVAFLKRPGLHIALGGQISMDNLQKIYTGQITNWKDLGGPDLPIKPYAPTEPEAVRMFERLVLANDPQKIATFKSTATVLPTRETQILAKDELERGRSGIISFSTLFKAYKQCSGYPLAIDAGSGAVQPYLQNDPVYRGQPINPGVNLCGDKDYYADADAFTQRRYPLSFPLAVVYPKDNSRPTSGLKFAELLTTRQGQQYLEKLGVVPLPLSNK, encoded by the coding sequence GTGCAGTTGTTTGAAACTTTGTACAAGGAATACCGCTGTTCGCGCAACATGCCGCTCAGCTGCGACGTGCTGTTGCAGACTGTGCAGCAGGTGCCGGGAGCCCGGTTCTGCCAGGAATGCGGCTTTCCGACGATGCTGTTGGAAAAGTCGGAAATTCGGGGAACGCGGGGCACCTATCGCATCGAGAGCCTGCTGGGCACCAGAGGGATGGGACGACTGTACCAGGCGACCCAGGCGGGAAGCAATCAGCCCTGCGTCGTCAAGGAGTACCTGCTGCCGGGCCGCTGCTTCAACAAAGAGGAGACGCGCCAGCGCAAGGATGCCTTTATGCGGGTGGCGGGCCTGACACCGGCAGACGGCAAAAATCAGGACTTTCGTCTGGTCAGTCCCTGGGAGGCGGTCGCCGATCAGCAGGGGGAGCGCTGCTACCTCATCACCAGGAGTGCGCTCGAAGCGAGTCCAACCCTGGCAGGCTATCTGAGCGACAACGGGGCGATGAGTGCGCTGCAGGTCCGCTCGGTGCTCAACCAGGTGCTGCAGACGCTGCAGTTTCTGCACAGTCAAAAATTCCGTTTTCCCTCCGGCCAGGTGCAGCAGGGCATGGCCCACGGCAATCTATCGCTCGACAGTTTGCTCATCGCCGAGAACGCGGCTGAGCAGCAGTTCTTTATCTACGTCTGCGATCTGGCACTCTGGGAGCGGCTTTTTGATCCGCCCTCGATGCGCAGCCTCGAAGACCCGCTGCCCCAGCAAGATCTGACTGCCCTCGGTTCGGTGGCGTTTTATCTATTGGCCGGTCAGACGAACGATCCGGTTACCGGCCAGTACCTCGACCCGCGAGATCCAAGCCAGTGGCCCACTGTCGAGCCAAGGTTGCAGGAGTACCTTTATCGGCTGATGGGCTTCGATATGCCCTTCGATTCGGCAGATTCGGCGCGGGCGGCTCTTTTTAAGCTGCCGGGCGAAGAGCAGGCGGTCGTCACCACCGGTCTGGTCGAACAGGACAAAAAAGACAAGGCCAACATCAAGCTTTTTGTTCTGCTCGCCGTGCTGATCGTGCTGATGCTGTTGGGCTTTTTGTTTATCTTCTGGCCCAACCGCGACCGCTGGTTCCCCAAACCGACGCCGGTCGATACCCGCGTTCCAGGTTTTGAAGATGTGAGCGGCGTGCCGGAGGGCAACTTCAGCTACGTGGCCGAGCGCAACGGCACCTGGAGTTACCTGATGCAGGGCAAACCCACCAACGATCAGCAGCTGGCGGATATTCTCACCCAGCCGCGCACCAAGGTGCAGATGCAGTACACGCCGGTGGTCTCAGCCAACATCGACGAACAGAGCCAGCCTGTCCGGTTGGTGCAGCTCATCAAGTCCGACTTTGCAATCACCAGCTTGATCGACGATCTGAGCGACGACCTCGAAGCAAAGCCCATCGCCTACGACGGTCTGGTGATCTACGTCGCCTTCTTGAAGCGTCCAGGGCTGCACATTGCTCTGGGCGGCCAGATCAGCATGGACAACCTGCAAAAGATCTACACCGGTCAGATCACCAACTGGAAGGATCTGGGCGGTCCGGATCTGCCGATCAAGCCCTACGCGCCCACCGAGCCCGAGGCTGTCCGCATGTTCGAGCGTCTGGTGCTCGCCAACGATCCCCAAAAGATCGCCACTTTCAAGAGCACCGCCACGGTCCTGCCCACCCGCGAGACGCAAATTCTGGCAAAGGACGAACTGGAGCGGGGCCGCTCAGGGATCATCAGCTTCAGCACCCTGTTTAAGGCGTACAAGCAGTGCTCGGGCTATCCGCTCGCCATCGATGCGGGCAGCGGTGCGGTACAGCCTTATCTACAAAACGACCCGGTCTATCGCGGCCAGCCGATCAACCCCGGCGTCAACCTCTGCGGCGACAAGGACTACTACGCCGACGCCGATGCCTTTACCCAGCGGCGCTACCCGCTCAGCTTCCCGCTCGCTGTTGTCTACCCTAAAGACAACAGTCGCCCTACTTCTGGTCTCAAGTTCGCCGAATTGCTGACCACTCGCCAGGGTCAGCAGTATCTTGAGAAATTAGGTGTTGTTCCTCTACCTCTGTCCAACAAATAA
- a CDS encoding FHA domain-containing protein, whose product MHITIECLTGSLAGQVFTFDQPDITLGRGEQQKKDVDFADTDIGVSRNHGQLAVRDQRVFFIDQSRGGTLARGQRVQNSTLELRPGDELQLGGPSGPRLRVRFRVMTQLDAGRLQTQMGTAGSSAPAEAAAPRPSAAPPPAAAPPQKQQEVVASVPAELPATLPPAAAPPRPAGPPAFAGYGDVTIIQPVEAPPAPPPPVAPLQDATIIQPLAPPSPPPAPFQGLPIEPFALSPPPAAAPPRPPAGPLLGEETVLQPPVPLPPAAPPRPPVLSGETIIQAPPTPPRPPVPPAEAPTAVPPLSPPWPSADETVYQAPAPVFQAPAPPPPPPAPPPAPPANETFFQGAAMSPFAAPPAPGETFFQSPQAPAPNDTYFQPSPQTPFVDTHPTILQESSGGFPWLPVILVAVAVLALLAVAWIWLLRQPVTFFIPLPIIVILALGWFYFQGRKSAV is encoded by the coding sequence ATGCATATTACGATCGAATGCCTGACCGGCTCCCTGGCAGGGCAAGTATTTACGTTTGATCAGCCCGACATTACCCTTGGCCGGGGCGAGCAGCAAAAAAAGGACGTAGATTTTGCCGATACAGATATTGGTGTTTCTCGCAACCATGGCCAGCTCGCCGTCCGCGATCAGCGCGTCTTTTTTATCGATCAAAGCCGGGGCGGCACCCTGGCCCGTGGCCAGCGCGTTCAAAACAGCACCCTGGAGCTGCGCCCCGGCGACGAGTTGCAACTGGGTGGCCCGAGCGGCCCCCGTCTGCGCGTGCGCTTTCGGGTAATGACCCAGCTCGACGCGGGCCGTCTGCAGACCCAGATGGGTACAGCGGGGAGCAGCGCGCCAGCAGAAGCGGCGGCTCCCCGCCCGTCCGCCGCCCCGCCTCCAGCGGCTGCTCCGCCACAAAAGCAACAGGAGGTGGTTGCGAGTGTGCCTGCTGAGTTGCCCGCGACGCTACCGCCCGCTGCCGCCCCGCCCCGCCCTGCCGGGCCGCCTGCTTTTGCCGGTTACGGCGATGTGACGATCATCCAGCCTGTAGAAGCTCCACCAGCTCCTCCCCCGCCGGTAGCGCCGCTGCAGGATGCGACGATCATCCAGCCTCTCGCTCCCCCGTCGCCACCACCGGCACCCTTCCAGGGGCTGCCGATCGAACCTTTTGCGCTCTCGCCGCCCCCTGCCGCCGCGCCCCCCCGGCCTCCGGCAGGCCCGCTACTGGGAGAAGAGACCGTTCTTCAGCCGCCGGTCCCGTTGCCTCCCGCCGCTCCGCCCCGGCCCCCGGTCCTCTCCGGCGAGACGATCATCCAGGCTCCGCCGACGCCTCCTCGCCCACCTGTGCCGCCCGCCGAGGCTCCGACAGCGGTGCCGCCCCTCTCGCCGCCCTGGCCATCCGCCGACGAGACGGTCTATCAGGCACCAGCGCCAGTGTTTCAAGCGCCCGCTCCGCCTCCCCCTCCTCCTGCCCCACCGCCAGCGCCGCCGGCGAACGAAACCTTCTTTCAGGGCGCTGCGATGTCGCCCTTTGCCGCTCCCCCTGCTCCGGGTGAAACCTTCTTTCAATCGCCCCAGGCTCCGGCTCCCAACGACACCTACTTTCAACCGTCGCCCCAGACCCCGTTTGTCGATACCCATCCGACGATTTTGCAGGAGTCTTCGGGGGGGTTCCCCTGGCTGCCGGTGATCCTGGTCGCCGTCGCGGTCCTCGCTCTGCTTGCCGTTGCCTGGATCTGGCTATTACGTCAGCCGGTCACCTTTTTTATTCCGCTGCCGATCATCGTCATCCTCGCCCTGGGCTGGTTTTACTTCCAGGGCCGCAAGTCCGCCGTCTAG
- a CDS encoding HpsJ family protein: MLNKFVAGNPMERFFSLTGLAFHALFLLNAATLLVPPGFLNPNWEVQTITGLINYAPLLLLGVALTGSGIYLRERAERFRVLQLYCYVLAVLFALCVPLLVVDSLRLYRDTAGQIDEQQQKTIADIDRQQNRLQSAITARSLPPGLDVAKARERIEGARLQTIKEADQARAQTRLNFGRLAVSKTLLLLVVAVLLFLLGRLSQFLAQGITLDPNVAG, from the coding sequence GTGCTCAACAAATTCGTAGCAGGCAACCCGATGGAGCGCTTCTTCTCCCTGACGGGCCTCGCTTTCCATGCGCTCTTTTTGCTCAACGCGGCGACGCTGCTCGTTCCGCCGGGATTTTTGAATCCCAACTGGGAAGTGCAGACGATCACCGGCCTCATCAACTACGCCCCCCTGCTGTTGCTGGGGGTGGCCCTCACCGGCAGCGGCATCTACCTGCGCGAGAGAGCCGAGCGCTTTCGAGTGCTGCAGCTTTATTGCTACGTCCTGGCGGTCCTGTTTGCCCTGTGCGTACCGCTACTTGTCGTCGATAGCCTGCGCCTCTACCGCGACACCGCCGGTCAGATCGACGAGCAACAACAAAAAACGATCGCCGACATCGATCGCCAGCAAAACCGCCTGCAATCGGCGATCACTGCCCGTAGCCTCCCGCCGGGGCTGGACGTTGCCAAGGCCCGCGAACGGATCGAGGGGGCGCGCCTGCAAACTATCAAGGAGGCCGACCAGGCCCGCGCCCAGACGCGCCTCAACTTTGGCCGCCTCGCCGTCAGCAAGACCCTGCTCCTGCTCGTCGTCGCCGTGCTGCTGTTTTTATTGGGCCGCCTCAGCCAGTTTCTAGCCCAGGGCATCACCCTCGATCCGAACGTCGCCGGTTGA
- a CDS encoding HNH endonuclease, protein MKTSTNVLQQPVLVLSRSYLPVGRITVREAVCLIARGKAEPVIVEHLPCWPVRSVGCVLVVPAQICLTAASVERLWKVPPVTRKELFARDGHTCQYCGAQRHLSIDHVLPRSRGGTHTWQNVVTACASCNNRKGDRTPEEAGLKLRVRPRPPVHPAITFAAKLWAGQEACVG, encoded by the coding sequence ATGAAGACCTCCACAAATGTTCTACAGCAACCGGTACTGGTGCTCTCGCGCAGCTACCTTCCCGTCGGTCGGATCACAGTCCGCGAGGCCGTCTGCTTGATCGCTCGCGGCAAGGCGGAACCGGTAATCGTCGAACACCTGCCCTGCTGGCCGGTGCGCTCGGTGGGCTGTGTGCTCGTCGTCCCGGCTCAGATCTGCCTGACCGCCGCCAGCGTCGAGCGCCTCTGGAAGGTGCCGCCCGTTACGCGCAAGGAACTCTTTGCCCGCGACGGCCACACCTGCCAGTACTGCGGCGCGCAGCGCCACCTGAGCATCGACCACGTTCTGCCCCGCTCCCGAGGTGGTACCCACACCTGGCAGAACGTCGTCACCGCCTGCGCGTCCTGCAACAACCGCAAGGGCGACCGCACCCCCGAGGAGGCAGGTCTAAAGCTGCGAGTCCGGCCCCGGCCCCCGGTGCATCCGGCCATCACCTTCGCTGCAAAGCTCTGGGCAGGCCAGGAGGCGTGCGTTGGATAG
- a CDS encoding Hsp20/alpha crystallin family protein codes for MAIVRYSPAREIGSLRNDMMDRVFNGFFGPLSNRDFTPAIRVWESPEAYTVQAVVPGLERDSLDIQAAPHGLSISGKFSFAVPEEVTVRHSEYGDGEFRRTLQLSTQIRSEGVKASYTDGILTITLPKIESQRVVKVKLDDVAQGETN; via the coding sequence ATGGCGATTGTACGTTATAGCCCGGCTCGTGAAATTGGTAGCCTCCGCAACGACATGATGGACCGCGTGTTCAACGGTTTCTTTGGACCATTGAGCAACCGCGATTTCACCCCGGCAATCCGCGTCTGGGAAAGCCCCGAAGCTTACACTGTCCAGGCGGTTGTGCCCGGTCTTGAGCGCGACAGCCTCGACATTCAGGCGGCCCCCCACGGCCTTTCGATCAGCGGCAAGTTCAGCTTCGCCGTGCCCGAGGAAGTCACCGTCCGCCACAGCGAGTACGGCGACGGCGAGTTCCGCCGCACCCTCCAGCTTTCTACCCAGATTCGCTCCGAGGGCGTGAAGGCGAGCTACACCGACGGCATCCTGACCATCACCCTGCCCAAGATCGAGTCGCAGCGCGTGGTCAAGGTCAAGCTCGACGATGTCGCCCAGGGCGAAACCAACTAG
- a CDS encoding ArnT family glycosyltransferase, with amino-acid sequence MTRRLSIAPRPVPATAMLAMASGVFALLLAFYLPFIGSLHLFDWDELIFAEAAREMLERNDFLRVFVNYVPFFEKPPGFFWLQALSFHWFGVSEGAARLPSALFTAATGALVFVLGCYIRSAGFGLLWALLFGLGLLPVILGKFGLIDPTFNFFVLSSLFCLFAADESRRQDGRQDQPIPKLKWLPGGYFSLAALLLGFAVLVKGPLALAIVVPSFTVYKLVVPRPPISLLAGVLGLLGTLLVAGSWFALETFAHGTGFVTEFVNYQLRITGTNDGHPGFPFFHTLIFIFGCFPFSVFVVRGFRQRVHYRERRFQLLALILFVLVLLLFELVVKTKLVHYSSLLQVPGAFLAARILYRCWHGQSRLHPLELIALGLIGLLLAAPMLLVPYLGTNPALLDSLLKDPVARAYLSTPVDWGWSTFVPGIWLLFITILTIALALSKRDRAAINGLILGAGITANLVWAVFLARVDAYVSTPMVRYIDRVGRSPLAFYGPLTYLPPFYAGRAIANPNSPGQLASLLREQPGLWVVTRQSEIDQIVSLSPLKIQNRYGAYILLGPAQTEERRSNQVASSLR; translated from the coding sequence ATGACCCGACGGCTGTCCATTGCCCCGCGTCCGGTCCCAGCGACGGCAATGCTGGCGATGGCCTCGGGAGTCTTCGCGCTGCTACTGGCGTTTTATCTGCCGTTTATCGGCTCGCTGCACCTGTTTGATTGGGACGAGCTGATTTTTGCGGAGGCGGCGCGGGAGATGCTCGAGCGCAACGATTTTTTGCGCGTCTTCGTCAACTACGTGCCTTTTTTTGAGAAGCCGCCGGGGTTTTTCTGGCTGCAGGCGCTGAGCTTTCACTGGTTCGGCGTGAGCGAAGGGGCAGCGCGGTTGCCGAGCGCCCTTTTTACGGCGGCGACGGGCGCTCTGGTCTTTGTTCTGGGCTGCTACATCCGCTCGGCGGGCTTTGGTCTACTCTGGGCGCTGCTGTTTGGCCTCGGACTGTTGCCGGTGATCCTGGGCAAGTTTGGCCTGATCGACCCGACGTTCAATTTTTTTGTCCTGAGCAGTCTGTTCTGTTTGTTCGCCGCCGACGAATCGCGCCGCCAGGATGGTCGCCAGGACCAGCCCATCCCAAAGCTGAAGTGGCTTCCAGGAGGCTACTTCAGTCTGGCCGCCCTGCTTTTAGGATTTGCCGTACTGGTAAAAGGGCCCCTGGCCCTCGCCATCGTCGTACCCAGTTTCACCGTCTACAAGCTCGTCGTGCCCCGCCCGCCCATCTCGCTTCTCGCTGGGGTTCTGGGCTTGCTGGGTACGCTGCTCGTCGCCGGGTCGTGGTTTGCCCTCGAGACCTTTGCCCACGGCACGGGCTTTGTCACCGAATTTGTGAACTACCAGCTACGAATCACCGGCACCAACGACGGGCACCCCGGTTTTCCGTTCTTTCACACGCTTATCTTTATTTTCGGTTGCTTCCCGTTCTCGGTGTTCGTCGTGCGTGGCTTCCGGCAGCGGGTACATTACCGCGAACGGCGCTTTCAGCTACTGGCGCTCATCCTGTTCGTGCTCGTGCTGCTGCTTTTTGAACTTGTCGTCAAGACAAAGCTCGTTCACTACTCCTCACTGTTGCAGGTGCCAGGAGCGTTTCTGGCAGCGCGCATCCTTTATCGCTGCTGGCACGGCCAGTCGCGCCTGCACCCGCTGGAGCTGATTGCTCTGGGGCTCATCGGTCTGCTCTTGGCTGCACCGATGCTGCTGGTGCCGTACCTGGGCACCAACCCCGCTTTGCTGGACAGTCTCTTAAAAGATCCCGTCGCCCGCGCCTACTTGAGCACGCCGGTGGACTGGGGCTGGAGTACGTTTGTTCCAGGAATCTGGCTGCTATTTATCACGATCCTCACGATCGCTCTGGCCCTCAGCAAGCGCGACCGGGCCGCGATCAACGGCCTCATCCTCGGGGCCGGAATCACCGCCAATCTGGTCTGGGCAGTTTTTTTGGCCCGCGTCGATGCCTATGTCTCGACGCCGATGGTGCGCTACATCGACCGGGTGGGGCGCTCACCCCTCGCTTTTTATGGGCCGCTTACCTATCTGCCGCCTTTTTATGCCGGGCGGGCGATTGCTAACCCGAATTCTCCCGGCCAACTGGCCAGTCTGCTGAGAGAACAGCCGGGTCTCTGGGTGGTCACCCGACAATCAGAAATCGACCAGATCGTCTCACTCTCACCGTTAAAAATCCAGAACCGCTACGGTGCCTATATTTTGCTCGGACCTGCCCAAACAGAAGAGCGAAGAAGCAATCAGGTTGCCTCTTCGCTCCGTTGA
- the aroH gene encoding chorismate mutase has product MGWGIRGIRGATTVEENSAAAIEQAVVELLEELSRRNRLNCADIGCVIFTATADLDAIFPSQAARLNLPGWEQVALLDLTQMAVPGSLPRCVRVLLQVNTDLPQQAIHHVYLRGAQHLRPDRLPVSN; this is encoded by the coding sequence TTGGGTTGGGGCATCCGTGGGATCAGAGGAGCAACGACGGTCGAAGAAAATAGCGCTGCGGCGATCGAGCAGGCGGTCGTCGAATTGCTCGAAGAACTCTCCCGGCGCAATCGCCTCAACTGCGCCGACATCGGCTGCGTTATCTTTACGGCCACGGCGGATCTCGATGCGATCTTCCCTTCGCAGGCGGCCCGGCTGAATCTGCCCGGCTGGGAGCAGGTGGCCCTGTTGGATCTCACCCAGATGGCCGTTCCCGGCAGCCTGCCGCGCTGTGTACGGGTGTTGTTGCAGGTCAATACCGATCTGCCCCAGCAGGCGATCCACCACGTCTACCTGCGCGGTGCCCAGCATTTGCGGCCCGACCGCCTCCCTGTGAGCAATTGA
- a CDS encoding FAD-dependent oxidoreductase, whose protein sequence is MKRALPWLLAGGSAFVLAVSAAAQSLPVSIVECDLFIAGGGLGGVAAAIEALGLGKKVCMSEITDWLGGQASQQGVSALDERPLQRSDNGQLFPRGYSQFRAAIRSRYKGERNPGRCWVSELCFSPQIGAEVLRERLAPFVATGQLVLLTDTVVKDLDVAASRIEAVTTITHVPKDPATGVNSRPLSQFLLDWYDPAPSALFDKRLTRFVPPAARKGHSVEWMVIDATETGELLPLAGVPYRLGTDRQNRWEPDASPEGEDPYCIQGFTYPFVMEQTAQPQAHTPPPNYDSPYNGGYYSYEKPQFSFASIFTYRRIWGAVDGTGVGALSDGDQSMQNWTFGNDWRLSTGATNLIFTESQLRERRQLLKGQWQGGLRPEALQRAEEHALGYFYWLVAGQSDSQLRKVDPNYQKPLYPNYRFLRGALTPMGTDHGLSRYPYIREGRRLVGRPSIAYPFGFTIYQTDISRARQDPILNPGRPFIYLDAVGISQYPIDFHGCIVDENFDPSPFEAKEAPAPSFPYQLPLRALIPQKIDNLLAGNKNIATSHITNGSYRVHPIEWAIGAAAGNTAAFALERDWIPARIVAGVDRLDYAADRELRALQRQIVERGNPIAYPGTTIFDTKWADYK, encoded by the coding sequence ATGAAACGCGCGCTGCCCTGGCTCCTGGCTGGCGGTTCTGCTTTTGTCCTGGCTGTCTCAGCGGCGGCGCAATCGCTGCCAGTCTCGATCGTCGAGTGCGATCTGTTTATCGCTGGTGGCGGATTGGGGGGGGTGGCGGCGGCGATCGAGGCGCTGGGGCTGGGCAAAAAAGTCTGCATGAGCGAGATCACCGACTGGCTCGGGGGGCAGGCGAGCCAGCAGGGGGTATCGGCCCTCGACGAGCGCCCGCTGCAGCGCTCCGACAACGGGCAGCTTTTCCCACGCGGCTACAGCCAGTTTCGCGCCGCGATCCGCTCCCGCTACAAGGGCGAGCGCAACCCTGGCCGCTGCTGGGTGAGTGAACTGTGCTTCTCACCGCAGATCGGTGCCGAGGTGCTGCGGGAGCGGCTGGCCCCTTTTGTGGCCACCGGCCAACTGGTGCTCCTTACCGATACGGTCGTCAAAGACCTCGACGTGGCCGCTTCGCGCATCGAGGCGGTGACAACGATTACCCATGTGCCCAAAGACCCGGCTACCGGCGTCAACAGCCGCCCGCTGTCGCAATTTTTACTCGACTGGTACGACCCTGCCCCTTCGGCCCTCTTTGACAAGCGCCTCACCCGCTTCGTGCCGCCCGCCGCCCGCAAAGGCCATAGCGTCGAGTGGATGGTGATCGATGCGACTGAAACCGGCGAACTGCTGCCCCTTGCGGGAGTGCCCTACCGGCTGGGCACCGACCGCCAGAACCGCTGGGAGCCGGATGCCAGCCCGGAGGGCGAAGATCCCTACTGCATCCAGGGCTTTACCTACCCGTTCGTCATGGAGCAGACGGCCCAGCCCCAGGCCCACACCCCGCCGCCCAACTACGATTCGCCCTACAACGGCGGCTACTACAGCTACGAAAAGCCGCAGTTCAGCTTTGCCAGCATCTTTACCTACCGCCGGATCTGGGGAGCGGTGGACGGCACAGGAGTTGGGGCGCTCAGCGACGGCGATCAGTCGATGCAGAACTGGACTTTTGGCAACGACTGGCGGCTCTCGACAGGGGCGACCAACTTGATCTTTACCGAAAGCCAGCTGCGCGAGCGCAGACAGCTCCTCAAGGGCCAGTGGCAGGGGGGCCTGCGGCCCGAGGCACTCCAGCGCGCCGAGGAGCACGCCCTGGGATACTTTTACTGGCTGGTGGCGGGGCAATCCGACTCGCAGCTGCGCAAAGTCGATCCCAATTATCAAAAACCCCTCTACCCCAACTACCGCTTCTTGAGGGGAGCCCTGACCCCGATGGGCACCGATCACGGCCTGTCGCGCTATCCCTACATCCGCGAGGGGCGGCGGCTCGTCGGTCGCCCTTCGATCGCCTATCCCTTCGGATTTACGATCTACCAGACCGATATTTCCCGCGCCCGCCAGGATCCGATCCTCAACCCTGGCCGCCCCTTCATCTACCTGGACGCGGTTGGGATCAGCCAGTATCCGATCGACTTTCATGGCTGCATCGTCGATGAAAATTTTGACCCGTCGCCCTTCGAGGCAAAAGAAGCGCCCGCGCCGAGCTTTCCTTACCAGTTGCCGCTGCGCGCCTTGATTCCCCAAAAAATCGACAACCTGCTTGCGGGCAACAAAAACATTGCCACCAGCCACATCACCAACGGTTCCTACCGCGTCCATCCGATCGAGTGGGCGATCGGGGCAGCGGCGGGCAACACCGCCGCCTTTGCCCTTGAGCGCGACTGGATCCCGGCGCGGATCGTCGCTGGGGTCGATAGGCTCGATTATGCCGCCGACCGCGAGCTCCGCGCCCTGCAGCGCCAGATCGTGGAACGGGGCAATCCTATCGCCTATCCGGGGACGACTATTTTCGATACAAAGTGGGCGGATTATAAGTAA